GTGGCCTGGCTCACCCGGCAATGGCTCTATCTGAAATATTACTTCCCCGGCACCTGGCTGGCGGCCGGGCTTCTCGTCCACCTCACCCTGGCCCTCACTGCGGCCGTGGGGTTACAGCTCCTGATGACCCCTTTGCTGGGTGTGGGTCTGGAAACCTGCCTGGCCGCCGGCTATGTGGGCGCCCTGAGCCTGCTGTGCACCCGCCTCCACCGCCTGCTTCAGACTCCGGTTAGGAGAGGCCAGGCCCTGCTCCTCTGGCCGGCCGCGTTGCTTTTGGCCGCCTGGGCGCACCTGGCCTCCGGTGTCACTCACGTTTTGCGCTGGCAGGGGCTGGCATACCGGATGGGCCTGGGCGGCGAGGTGCGCCAGATATGGCGGACGGACTCATCAGACTCCCCCGCCGCCGGCAGTGTGCTCGGACTCGGGGGCAAGGAGGGGGCCCGGAAAACCTGAACTCTACACCTGGTTCTCGATGTATTCCTGGGACAGGGCGTACTTCACCAGCTCCGCCATGGTGGAGAAATTCAGCTTTTCCATGATGTTATAGCGATGGCGACGCACGGTGTTGACGCTGATGAACAACAATTCGGCGATCTCCTGGGCCCGCTTGCCCTCCGCCAACAGTTTGAGGATTTCCCGTTCCCGGGCCGTGAGGATTTCTTTCTTGCCCTCCTCCCGCTGCAGGCTGATGAGCACGTCGGTGAGCAAGGGGGAAAGGCACTTTTCGCCCCGGCGCACCGCCTGCAGGGCCCGCACCAGTTCCGAGGCCGGATCCTCCTTCAAAAGAAAGCCGTCGGCCCCGTCCATCAGGGCCTGACGGACGAATTCCTTTTTTCGGTGCATGGTGAGGATGATCACCTTCACTTCCGGGTGATACCGTTTGATCTCCCGCATGGCCTCCAGCCCCCGCATGTGGGGCATGGAGATGTCCAGCAAAATGAGGTCCGGCCTGTGGGTCTTGAGGAAGTCCAGCAACTCCAGGCCGTCCCCCACCTCGCCCATGACGCTGACCCCTTCCACCCGCTCCAGGAGCTTGCGCACCCCGGCCCGGAACATGGTATGATCATCGGCCAGCACTATCTGGTATGGTTTCATCCGTGCTCTCCTTCCTGGGGAATGGTGAAAGTAATTCTGGTGCCGTGGCCCGGCCGGCTCCAGAGATGAAAATCCCCCCCGAGGATGCGGACCCGTTCCTCCATGGCCAGCAATCCCAGGGTGCCTTTGGTGCGGGAGGTCAGGGACTGGTCGAAACCCTGGCCGTCATCCTGGATCTCGAAAACCACCCGGCCATCCTCCCGGGCGGCGGTCAGGGAGACCCGCCGGGGGTCGGCGTGTTTGCCGATGTTGGTGAGAGCCTCCTGCACCACCCGGTAGATGGCGGTCTGCACCGGCAGAGGAAAGAGGCCGTCCAGGTCTTCCAGGTCCACGGTCCAGGAGATGTCTTTCTTGAGGGCCCGGAAATCGTCGATCAGGGAAGTAAGGGCGGTGGTCAGTCCCAGGTCCTCCAGGTCCCCGGGGCTCAAATCCAGATACAGCCGCCGCACCTCGGCAATGGTGGCGGCAATCTCCTGCAGCATTTCCTGGATCTCATTCTTCATGGCCTCCAGCTGCGGGGAGAGCTCCGCCTCCAGCGCCTCCAGCCTCAGCTTCAGGGTGAGGAGGCGATGGCCCAGCTCGTCGTGCAGCTCCGCCGCCAGACGCTTGCGTTCGTTTTCCTGGGCCTTGAGAAGCTGGGCCGCCAGCGTCCGGAGCTTGGCCTCGCTTTCCCGCAGGGCCTCCTCCGCCACCCGTCGGGCGGTGATGTCGATGCCGATGGCCCCCACCAGGGGGGTGCCGCCGTCGGGGGGCGGGATGGGGAAGCGGGTGAGCAGCCAATAACGGGTCTTCCCGTCCCGCTCCAGGGTTTCCAGGTGCTGCAGGGATTCCCCCCCTTCCCGCACCTGCCGGTTCAGCTCCCCCTCCCTCCGGGCCAATGCCTCGACCGACCCTGAGGTCTCACCCGGGGAGGTGCCGAAGATTTTTTCCCAGGTGTCATTGGCATAGAGGATGGTGTCCGCCGCATCCAGGATCACCGCCGCGCCGGGCACATTCTGCATGAAGGCGGCAAACCGGGTCTCGCTTTCCCTGAGGCGGGCCTCGGCCTGCTGGCGTTCATCGATCTCCCTCAGGATGCGGGCATAGGAGGACTGGAGCTCGGCAATCTTGGCCATGGCCTGGCTCTCCAGATCCGCCACCTGCCCTTGGGCCCGCCTGAGCAGCCGCCGGGTGGAGCGGCCGTACCAGTAGGTCAGGACCAGCAATCCCAGGATGAAAACGCCGTTGACCAGGAAAATGAGAGGTCCCACGATGTGTGGCTCACCTCCCCGCCGGCAGGGGCAGGTCCTGGGTCCCGGGCCTTACATGGCCTCGGGTTCGGGCCCGGGTTCCGGGACCAATTGAGGCGGCGGGGCCTTGTCGGAGGGTGCGGCCTTCTTGGCCGGCTTGCCCTTCGCCGGAACGATCTGACCCCGGGTGGTGACTGGCACCGGCCTCAGAAACCGGGCCTCCACCCAGCCCTCGGCTCCCGTTTCCGGAAAACGTACCTTGCGCCAGCGGGCCCCGGATTCAGCAATGCTTTCCACCTTGTCATTGAGCTTGAGACGCCGCAAGACCTGGGAGTCCTTCAGGGGCAGGAGGTGCAAGGCGGCGGTATCCGAGGCCACGTAGAGATATACCGGAGAGGCGGGGGGCGGGTTCCCGGAAGCTGTCTGGCCCTCTGGGGTTGCCGTGACCGGCTCCGGAGGCAGTTTGTCCGCCAGGTGGACTGCCGGCACCCAGCCGATGGCCCGGTCCTTTTCCATCAGCACCAGCCACCATTCCTGCCGTTCCGTCAGTTTCTGCACCCGATCGCCGAACTCCAGGCGCCGCCGGGAGGTGGCCTCCGGGTGGGGGGAATCCCGCACCGGCAGCTCCTTGGCCACCACATAGTAGGTCTGCCCGGGAAGCGGCCGCTCACTGAGCAGGGCCCGCTGCGTCCAGCCCACCGCCCCGTCCCGCCGGGATTTCACCCGCCACCAGCCGTTAGGAAGGGACTCCAGCACCTGGACCTCATCGGCCAGATAAATTTCGCTCACCACCGGACAATCCAGCTCCGGGCAGGAGCGCAGATAGGATACCGCCGGAATGCTGTAAAAGACCCGGGGCTGAGGAGGGGACGGGACGGTGGCACAGGCCGGGGCCAGGAACAGGATCGCCACCAGCAGCCTGAGGGGCTGAACCCAGGTGCATACCCGCATGATCCCTCCTCAGTTTGGCCGGACCCGGCCTGAATTTCCTTCGGGAAAAGTCTCCAGCTCCTGGATGAGCCATTGACCGGAGGCCCTGGTGAACTGCACCTGGTAGGTCTTGATGTGGCTCTTCACCGCCTGGGTGGCCCGGTCCCGGGTGGTGAAATCCCAGGTGACTGTCCCCCGGACCACGCCGTCGGACACCGCCTTCAGATCCTTGACATGGTAATGCATGTCCAGGTAGTCGTAGCGCTGCCAGAGGGAGACCATGGTCTCTCGTTTCCGGGCCAGGTCCGGCAGGGTAGGGGAGTAGGCGCTCAGGAAGAGCTCCGGGTCTTTGGCAAACTGGGCTTCCCGGATGCGGTTCAAGAGCCCGGCCAAATCCTCCCGGGCCGGAAACTCCGGGAAGGTGTCGGGAGTGCTGACCGGTCTTGGCAAGCTGGCCGAGGGCACCGCCGTGGACACCGCCGGCGCCGCCGGCTGGCGGACCGCGGGCGGCACATAGACCATCACCAGGAAATAGGTCAGGGCCAGCACTGCCAGGACGGTCCAGATGAGCAGGAGCTGGCGCCAGATGCGGCGCACCGCTTCCACCAGGTTCTCATTGAGGCGGCGGGACACCTGGACCAGCTCTGCGGCCTCCGCCTGCAAAGCAGCCCGGGCCTGCTCCACCGCTTCCCGGGTGTGCGTCATCTCATCCATGGGCCCCTCCGGCACACATGACCGACAGCCCAAGGCCGTCGGGAAACGCCTGGCCGCCATTAATGTCTGAAGACGACTGCTTCACTAGACATTACATTATCACAATCCGCCGTGTAAAAAAACCGCCTTGATGGCTGGGGGTCACTCCCCCCAGTGCTCCTTGAGGAACTGCTCCCGGCCGGACAGGCTCCGGTAGGTGCAGTAACGCCCCGGGTTTTTCCGGGCAAAATCCTGATGATATGCTTCGGCCGGGTAAAAGGTGGTGAAAGGCAGGATCTCCGTGACGATGGGCCGCCGGAAGCGCCCGGAGGCCGCCAGGGCCGCCTTGGAGGCCTCTGCCACCTGCCGCTGTTCCTCATCGTGATAAAAAATGACGGTGCGGTAATGCCGCCCCCGGTCGGCAAACTGGCCCCCCGGGTCGGTGGGGTCCACCTGTCGCCAGAAATGCTCCACCAGCTCGCCGTACGAGATCTTCCGGGGGTCAAAGAGGACCTGCACCGCCTCCACGTGCCCTTTCACGGCGTAATCCTCATAGGTGGGGTCAGCCCCCTGGCCCCCGGCATAGCCGGAGACCACCCTCACCACCCCGGGAAGTTTCCGGAATTCCGCTTCCACACACCAGAAACAGCCGCCGGCAAAGGTGGCTTTCCGGTACT
The DNA window shown above is from Desulfobaccales bacterium and carries:
- a CDS encoding PAS domain S-box protein, producing the protein MGPLIFLVNGVFILGLLVLTYWYGRSTRRLLRRAQGQVADLESQAMAKIAELQSSYARILREIDERQQAEARLRESETRFAAFMQNVPGAAVILDAADTILYANDTWEKIFGTSPGETSGSVEALARREGELNRQVREGGESLQHLETLERDGKTRYWLLTRFPIPPPDGGTPLVGAIGIDITARRVAEEALRESEAKLRTLAAQLLKAQENERKRLAAELHDELGHRLLTLKLRLEALEAELSPQLEAMKNEIQEMLQEIAATIAEVRRLYLDLSPGDLEDLGLTTALTSLIDDFRALKKDISWTVDLEDLDGLFPLPVQTAIYRVVQEALTNIGKHADPRRVSLTAAREDGRVVFEIQDDGQGFDQSLTSRTKGTLGLLAMEERVRILGGDFHLWSRPGHGTRITFTIPQEGEHG
- a CDS encoding SH3 domain-containing protein, whose amino-acid sequence is MRVCTWVQPLRLLVAILFLAPACATVPSPPQPRVFYSIPAVSYLRSCPELDCPVVSEIYLADEVQVLESLPNGWWRVKSRRDGAVGWTQRALLSERPLPGQTYYVVAKELPVRDSPHPEATSRRRLEFGDRVQKLTERQEWWLVLMEKDRAIGWVPAVHLADKLPPEPVTATPEGQTASGNPPPASPVYLYVASDTAALHLLPLKDSQVLRRLKLNDKVESIAESGARWRKVRFPETGAEGWVEARFLRPVPVTTRGQIVPAKGKPAKKAAPSDKAPPPQLVPEPGPEPEAM
- a CDS encoding response regulator transcription factor; the protein is MKPYQIVLADDHTMFRAGVRKLLERVEGVSVMGEVGDGLELLDFLKTHRPDLILLDISMPHMRGLEAMREIKRYHPEVKVIILTMHRKKEFVRQALMDGADGFLLKEDPASELVRALQAVRRGEKCLSPLLTDVLISLQREEGKKEILTAREREILKLLAEGKRAQEIAELLFISVNTVRRHRYNIMEKLNFSTMAELVKYALSQEYIENQV
- the msrA gene encoding peptide-methionine (S)-S-oxide reductase MsrA, whose amino-acid sequence is MRYSGVAAGCLALFLGLVALAAPGGTEERVMASEQYRKATFAGGCFWCVEAEFRKLPGVVRVVSGYAGGQGADPTYEDYAVKGHVEAVQVLFDPRKISYGELVEHFWRQVDPTDPGGQFADRGRHYRTVIFYHDEEQRQVAEASKAALAASGRFRRPIVTEILPFTTFYPAEAYHQDFARKNPGRYCTYRSLSGREQFLKEHWGE